The following proteins are co-located in the Triticum aestivum cultivar Chinese Spring chromosome 1A, IWGSC CS RefSeq v2.1, whole genome shotgun sequence genome:
- the LOC123062913 gene encoding uncharacterized protein has protein sequence MSDWGSVVIAVVLFVLLSPGLLLQLPGKHHFVEFGNMHTSAMAILVHAIIYFALIALFVIIIGVHITTD, from the coding sequence atgtCGGACTGGGGGTCGGTGGTGATCGCGGTGGTGCTGTTCGTGCTGCTgtcgccggggctgctgctgcagctgcccGGGAAGCACCACTTCGTGGAGTTCGGCAACATGCACACCAGCGCCATGGCCATCCTCGTCCACGCCATCATCTACTTCGCCCTCATCGcgctcttcgtcatcatcatcggcgTGCACATCACCACTGACTAG